ATTTTTCGTCTTCCACGGCGCGGAACTCGACCGTGCAGCCGTGCGCGTCGAGTGCCATGTGCGCATAGCCGCGCTTGTCGCCGCGGCCGTAGCGAAGGTGTTCGTTCTTCGCGAGCATATGGGCCACGTTGGCGGCGCTGGGCCCTTCGGAGGTGATGGCGCCGCCGACGAATTCGGTCGCCACCGCCGGGCCCTGCGGCTCGCGGCGCAGGTCGGCGGCCCAGAAGGCATGCACGTCGCCGCTGATGACCAGTGCATCGCCACCGCGCGCCTTGATGGCGGCCACGCTGTCGAGCAGCCGCGCGCGGGACGCGGCGTAGCCGTCCCAGCCGTCCATCCAATACCCATGCGCGGGGCCGCGCTTGCGGTCGGCCTCGGCCATCAGCGTGGGCTGCGCAATGACGGTCCAGCGCGCGGGCGGCGCGGCCAGTTCGTTCGCCAGCCAGGCCTCCTGCTTCTTTCCGAGGAAGCTGCGCTCGGGCGCAAGCCGGTCGGCGCAGTCGGCCAGCGGCGAGGCGCTGCGGCCTGCCAGGCAAGCGTGGTGCGAGCGGTACTGCCGCCCATCGAGCAGCAACACGTCGAGCATGCGGCCGAAACGGTGGCGGCCGTAGATGGTGGCCGCGGCGCCGGTCGGCCGCATGCTGGCAGGCACGGGCATGTGCTCGTACCACGCCTGGTAGGCCGCGGCGCGAACGGCCAGAAACTGCGCGGGATCGGCGGTGCGCGGCGACACGTCGTCGGTGTAGTCGTTGGCCACCTCGTGGTCGTCCCAGGTCACGAGCCAGGGGAACGCGGCGTGCGCGGCCTGCAGCTGCGGGTCCGTCTTGTAGAGCGCATGGCGATCGCGAAACTCCGCGAGCTGCGTGGGAATGCCGCCCTGGTGGCGGCGCACGTGGCGCGATCCCCACGAGCTTTCGTAGATGTAGTCGCCCAGGTGCACGACGAAGTCGAATGGCTGCTCGGCCATGTCGCGGTAGGCCGCGTAGTAGCCCTGCTCGTACTGCTGGCACGACGCGAAGGCAAAGCGCAGCGGCTGCGGTGAGGCGTCGGTTTCGGCCGGTGCGGTACGGGTGCGGCCGGCCGGGCTTCGCACGCCTTCGGCCGTGAAGCGATACCAGTAGGGTCGACCCGGCGCGAGGCCTTGCACTTCGGCATGCACCGAATGCGCGAGCGACGCATCGGCCGTGGCACTGCCCTTCGCGGCGATGCGCGCAAAGTTCTCGTCGTGCGCCACTTCCCAGCGCACCTCGACCGGCGCCTCGCCCATGCCGCCGCCCTGCAGCGGATCGGGTGCGAGGCGGGTCCACAGCACCACGCCGTCAGGCCGCGGGCTGCCCGATGCCACGCCGAGCGTGAAGAGTTCGCGCGCGCTTTGTGGCTGCGCGTTCAGCCGCAGGAACGGGTGGCCGAGCGATGCGGCGGCCATCCCGCCGATCAGCAGTCGGCGCTTTTGCGAGACAGGCCGGGCCGCGTTCATTCGCTTCTGCGCACGGGACGCGCCCGCATGGGTCGGACGGTGGCGAGCAGGTGCATGGGCATGGTGGGCGCCATTGTGCAATCACTTCGCGCCCATGACGCGAGGCTTTCCGGCGGCCTTTGCGCTTTACAAAATGCCCGTCGCGCGCTGGGCGCCGCCGGGCTGCACGCTCGCGCGTGCACTCATCACGGCCCAGCCGAAGATGCCCACGCCCGCGAGCGCCAGCAAGGCGCCGACCCAGCCGGTCGATGTCCAGCCGAGGCCCGCTGCAATGGCCACGCCGCCAAGCCACGCGCCAAGCGCATTGGCCATGTTGAAGGCCGAGTGGTTGAGCGCGGCGGCAAGCGTCTGCGCGTCGCCGGCCACGTCCATCAGGCGGATCTGCAGGGCCGGCCCGATGGCGACGGTGGTGCCGATGAGGAACACGTTGAACGCCGCCGTGAAGACGTTGTGCGCCGCGAAGGTGAATGCCGCGAGCACCAGCGCCGCATACACGAGCAGGCCGCCGATGGTGCGCATCAGCGACCTGTCGGCCAGCCGCGACCCGACGATGTTGCCGGTGACCATGCCCAGGCCGAACAGCGCGAGCACGAAAGGCACGCCGCCCAGCGGCAGGCCGGCCACTTCGATCAGCGTGGGCTTGATGTAGCTGAACACCGAGAACATGCCGCCGAAGCCGATGGCGCCGATGCCGAGCGTGAACCACACCTGCTTGCGCTTCAGCGCGCCAAGCTCGCGCCAGGGGCTCGCGCCCGCGGGCGCGGCAAGGTCGGGGATGTCGCGGCGCAGCAGCGCCATGGCGATCAGCGCGATCACGCCCACGAACACGAAGGCCGCGCGCCAGCCGAAAAGCTGCCCGAGCCACGCGGCGATCGGCACGCCGACCAGCGTGGCGCCCGTGAGCCCCAGCATCACGAGGCCCACCGCCCGCGCGCGGCGCCCCGGCGGCGCGAGCGTGGCGGCCACCAGCGCGGCAACGCCGAAGTAGGTGCCGTGCGGCAGCCCGGTCGCAAAGCGCAGCAGGTTGAGCGACATGTAGCCCGGCGCCATGGCGCTGGCGAAGTTGCCGGCGGCAAACACGGCCATGAGCGCGATCAGCAGCGCGCGGCGGCGCCAGCCCGCGGCCAGCACCGCGAGCACCGGGGCGCCGATCACCACGCCGAGCGCATAGGCGCTGATGACGTGGCCGGCCTGCGGAATGGTGACGCCGATGTCGCGTGCCACCTCGGGCAGCAGGCCCATGATCACGAACTCGCCGGTGCCGATGGCAAAGCCGCCGACCCCGAGGGCCAGCACGGCACGCATGAAGTTGGCGCGCGAGGCGGAAGACGAAGCGGAAAGGTCGGTGTCCGCGCTGTCCAGCGCGGGTGGGGAGGCGTTCAAGGCCGGGCTCCTGGGAGGGTGCCCGGCGACGCGGGCAGAAGCCGAATTTTAGGGTAAACCCTGAATCCCTGCCGATACGCTGTCGATGTGCGGCCGGTACCGCTATGCGGCCCGGACCCGATCAGATGGCCACGAGCTGGCGCACGCCCTGCGCTTCCATGTCCTTGCCGAGGCCACGCGCAATCACTTCGCCGCGCTCCATCACGAGGTAATCGTCGGCCAGTTCCTGCGCAAAGTCGTAGTACTGCTCGCACAGCACGATGGCCATGTCGCCGCGGTCGGCCAGCATGCGGATCACGCGGCCGATGTCCTTGATGATGCTGGGCTGGATGCCTTCGGTCGGCTCGTCCAGGATCAGCAGCTTGGGCCTGGGTGCCAGCGCACGCGCGATGGCCAGCTGCTGCTGCTGCCCGCCCGAGAGATCGCCGCCGCGGCGGTTGATCATCTGCCTGAGCACCGGGAACAACTCGAACAGCTCGGCCGGCACGGGCGTGCTGCCGCTCTTGTAGGCCAGCCCCATGCGCAGGTTTTCCTCGACGGTGAGGCGGGCGAAGATCTCGCGGCCCTGGGGCACGAAGCCGATGCCCGCCCTTGCCCGTTCATACGGCGTCGCCTTGTGGATCGGCTTGCCCTGCAGCTCGATGCTCCCGCTCTTGATGGGAACCAGGCCCATCAGGGATTTCAGCAGCGTGGTCTTGCCGACGCCGTTGCGGCCGAGCAGCACCGTGACCTTGCCCAGCGTGGCCTCGAAGCTCACGTTGCGCAGGATGTGGGAGCCGCCGTAGTACTGGTGGATGTTCTTGACTGTCAGCATGGCATCGGTTCCTCAGCGGCCCAGGTAAACCTCGATCACGCGCTCGTCGGCCTGCACTTCGTCCAGCGTGCCTTGCGCCAGCACGGATCCGTCGCACAGCACGGTCACGATCTCGGAGATGGTGCGGATGAAGCTCATGTCGTGCTCCACCACCATCAGCGAATGCTTGCCCTTGAGCGTGAGAAACAGCTCTGCCGTGCGGGCCGTTTCCTCGTCGGTCATGCCGGCCACGGGCTCGTCGAGCAGCAGCAGCTTCGGGTCCTGCATCAGCAGCATGCCGATCTCCAGCCACTGCTTCTGTCCGTGGCTCAGGTTGCCGGCCAGGCGCGACACGCTGTCGGACAGGTGGATGGTGTGGAGCACCTCGGCCAGCCGGTCGCTCTGCGCCGAGTCGAGCCGGAACAGCATCGACGCGCGAACGCCCTTGTTGGTCTTGAGCGCGAGCTCGAGGTTCTCGAACACGGTGAGGTGCTCGAACACCGTCGGCTTCTGGAACTTGCGGCCGATGCCCAGTTGCGCGATGTCGGCCTCGCGGTGGCGCAGCAGGTCGATGGTGCTGCCGAAGAACACCGTGCCCTCGTCGGGCCGCGTCTTGCCGGTGATGATGTCCATCATCGTCGTCTTGCCCGCACCGTTCGGGCCGATGATGCAGCGCAGTTCGCCCGGCGCAATGTCGAGCGAGAGCTTGTTGATGGCCTTGAAGCCGTCGAAGCTGACGCTCACGTCTTCCAGGTACAGGATGCGGCCGTGCGTCACGTCCACTTCGCCCGGCGTTGCGATGCGGCCGAAGCCGGCCGAGCGGCCACCCGACTCGGTGCTGCCGCTCATCGGGTGCAGGCCCTTCGCGCGTGCGGCGCGCTCCGCGCCGGCTTCCATCAGGTCGGGCGTCATGCGCGCGCTCCCTTCGCTTCGGGCGCGACCAGCGGCACGTGCAGCACCTCCGGCTCCATGCCTTGCGCGGCGGCGACGGCGCGCTGCGCTTCTTCGCGGCCGGCGCTCGGCAGCTTCCTCTCGCGGGACAGCCACTTGCGTACCAGGCCCACGATGCCGTTCGGCAGGAACAGCGTGACGGCGATGAACAAGGCGCCGAGGAAGTACAGCCAGTATTCCGGGTAGGCCACCGTGAGCCAGCTCTTCGCACCGTTGACGATGAAGGCGCCGATGATCGGCCCGATGAGCGTCGCGCGCCCGCCGACCGCGGCCCAGATCGCGATCTCGATGGAGTTGGCCGCGCTCATCTCGCCGGGGTTGATGATGCCGACCTGCGGCACGTACAGCGCACCCGCCACGCCGCACATGATGGCCGAAATGACCCAGATCGTGAGCTTGTAGGGCAGCGGGTTGTAGCCCGAGAACATCACGCGCGTTTCCGCATCGCGGATGGCCTGCAGCACGCGGCCGAACTTGCTGCCGATGAGCCAGCGGGCAAACAGGAAGAAGCCGAGCAGCGTGAGGCCGGTGAGCGCGAAGAGCGTCATGCGCATCTCCTGCGTGGCAACTGGAATGCCCAGGATGCGCTTGAAGTCGGTGAAGCCGTTGTTGCCGCCGAAGCCCGTCTCGTTGCGGAAGAACAGCAGCATCGCCGCGAAGGTCATGGCCTGCGTGATGATCGAGAAATACACGCCCTTGATGCGCGAGCGGAACGCGAAGAAGCCGAAGACGAAGGCAATGAGCCCCGGCACCGCGACGATGAGGACCAGCGTGGCGATGAAGCTGTCGCTGAAGGTCCAGTGCCAGGGCAGCGTCTTCCAGTCGAGAAACACCATGAAGTCCGGCAGGTCGCTCTTGTAGTTGCCGTCGCGGCCGATCTGCCGCATGAGGTACATGCCCATCATGTAGCCGCCCAGCGCAAAGAAGAGCCCGTGGCCCAGCGAGAGAATCCCGGTGTAGCCCCAGATCAGGTCCATGGCCAGCGCGCAGATGGCGTAGCACATGATCTTGCCGACCAGCGCCACGGCGTAGTCGCTCATGTGCAGCGGGCTGCCGGCAGGCACCACCATGTTGAGCACCGGTGCCACCGCGCACACCACGATCAGCGCGACGAAGAAGGCTGTCCAGCCCTTGCCGCTCAGAAGCGGCCCCTTGGTTGGCAATACGACCTTGCTCATGCCTCTGCACTCCGGCCCTTCATCGCGAAGATGCCTTGCGGACGCTTCTGGATGAAGATGATGATGAAGACCAGCACCGCGATCTTGGCGAGCACCGCACCCGCCCAGCCTTCGATGAACTTGTTGAGAATGCCCAGGCCCATGGCCGCGTACACCGTGCCCGCGAGCTGGCCCACGCCACCCATCACGACCACCATGAAGCTGTCGACAATGTAGCTCTGGCCGAGGTCGGGCCCGACGTTGCCGATCTGGCTCAGCGCGCAGCCCGCGAGGCCGGCAATGCCGGAGCCGAGCGCGAAGGCGTAGGTATCGATTCGCGCGGTGTTCACGCCCATGCACGAGGCGATCGGGCGGTTCTGCGTCACGCCGCGCACGAACAAGCCCAGCCGCGTGCGGCCGATGAGCCAGCCCATCGCAAGCAGCACCAGCACCGCGAAGACGATGATGCAGATGCGGTTCCACGGCAGCGTGACGTTGCTCAGCATGGTGAAGCCGCCGCTCATCCAGCCCGGGTTTTCGACGCCGACGTTCTGCGCGCCGAACAGCGAGCGCACGAGCTGCTGCAGCATCAGGCTGATGCCCCAGGTGGCAAGCAGCGTCTCCAGCGGCCGGCCGTAGAGGAAGCGGATCACGCCGCGTTCGAGCACCGCCCCCACGAGCGCCGATGCAAGGAACGCCACCGGAATGGCGGCCACCAGGTACCAGCCGAAAGCCGCCTCGGGCATGTAGCGCTGGAAGATGCCCTGCATCACGTAGGTGGCATAGGCACCGATCATCATCAGCTCGCCGTGCGCCATGTTGATGACACCCATCAGCCCGTAGGTGATGGCCAGCCCGAGCGCCGCGAGCAGCAGCACCGAGCCCAGGCTGATGCCGCTGAACACGGCGTTGATGCGGTCGCCCCACACCAGCGAGCCGTCGATGCTGGCGATCGAGGCGACGATGGCGGCCTTGACGTCGGCCTCGGTCTCGTCGGCGAGCCGCTGGTTGAGCAGCAGCTTGGTGTCGGGGCTGCTGTTGGCACCGAGTTCCTTGGCCGCGGCCAGGCGCTTGGCCTTGTCGGCACTGGTCAGCATGCCGGCGGCGCGCACCAGCTGGAGCTGCGCCTTGATGGCGGGGTTGGTCTCTGCGGCCAGCGCCTTCTCGACCATCGGGATGCGCGATTCGTCGGGCTCCTTGAAGAGCGCCTGCGCGGCTTCGGCGCGAACCGCGTCGTCCTTGCTCGTGAGCTTGAGCGCGGCCTGCGCGGCATCGAGCGCGCCGCGCATCAGGTTGTTGTTGACCACGTCCTCGGCCGTGTCGGGCACCTTCACTTCGGCGCCGGTCACGGGGTCGTAGCCTTTGTCGTCCTTCATCACGAAGACCTTGTCTTCGGTGTACTTGACCGTGTCGTCGGACATGGCCTGGATGAAGGCCGCTGTCTTATCGTCGGCCGTGAGCACGGCCTTGTTGAGCGCGGTGATGCGCGATTCGGATTCGCCCGAGGCGATGGCCCTGGCTTCGTCGGCGGTCAGCGCGTGGACGGCCGTTGCCATGAAGAGCATGGCGGCGAGTGCACAGTGAAGGGGTCGTCGAAGCATGTTCAATTTCGTGTTGCCCCCTCTCCCCCCGGGGAGAGGGTTGGGGTGAGGGCCGGGGGCCTTCCATAAGACGCGGCGGCCCGATGACCGCCGCTGCCCTCACCCCTGCCCTCTCCCCAAGGGGAGAGGGAGCAAGGCAAAGGGCTTTCCGATGAAATTACATCGACTTGCCAGCCGGCTGGTCAGGCTTCTTGTCGTTGCCTTCGATGTACGGGCTCCATGGCTTGGCCTTGACCGGGCCCGGCGTCTTCCACACCACGCTGAACTGGCCGTCGGCCTTGATCTCGCCGATGAACACGCTCTTGTGCAGGTGATGGTTCTTCTCGTCCATCTTCGACACGATGCCCGAGGGCGCCGTGAAGGTCTGGCCGGCCATGGCGGCGATCACCTTGTCGGTGTCGGTGCTCTTGGCCTTCTCCACGGCCTGCTTCCACATGTGGATGCCGATCCAGGTGGCTTCCATCGGGTCGTTGGTGAGCGGCTTGTCCTTGTGGCCGGCGATGTTCTTGGCCTTGGCGTAGTCGCTCCACTGCTTGATGAACGCCGTATTGGTCGGGTTCTTGATCGACATGAAGTAGTTCCATGCGGCCAGGTGGCCGACCAGCGGCTTGGTGTCCACGCCGCGCAGTTCTTCTTCACCCACCGAGAAGGCCACCACGGGCACGTCCTTGGCCTTGAGGCCGGCGTTGCCGAGTTCCTTGTAGAACGGCACGTTGGAGTCGCCGTTGATGGTCGACACCACGGCCGTCTTGCCGCCGGCCGAGAACTTCTTGATGTCGGCGACGATGGTCTGGTAGTCGCTGTGGCCGAAGGGGGTGTACTTCTCGTCGATGTCGGTGTCCTTCACGCCCTTGCTCTTGAGGTAGGCGCGCAGGATCTTGTTGGTGGTGCGGGGGTACACGTAGTCGGTGCCCAGCAGCACCCAGCGCTTGGCGCCGCCGCCTTCCTTGCTCATCAGGTAGTCGACGGCCGGAATGGCTTGCTGGTTGGGGGCCGCACCGGTGTAGAACACGTTCTTGGACAGCTCTTCACCTTCGTACTGCACGGGGTAGAACAAGAGGCCGTTCATTTCCTCGACCACCGGCAGCACCGACTTGCGCGAGACCGAGGTCCAGCAGCCGAAGATCACCGACACCTTGTCCTGGCCGAGCAGCTGCTTGGTCTTCTCGGCGAACAGCGGCCAGTTGGAAGCCGGGTCGACCACCACGGGCTCCAGCTGCTTGCCCAACACGCCGCCCTTCTTGTTGATGTCCTCGATGGCCATCAGCACGGTGTCTTTCAACACGGTTTCCGAGATGGCCATCGTGCCCGACAGCGAATGCAGCACGCCGACCTTGATGGTGTCGGCGGCAAAGGCCGGCGCAGCGGAGATGCTGGCCAGGGCGACGGCGGCGGTGAGCGCCTTGAGTGTGAAACGACGTTGCATGTGGACTCCTGCTCCAGGGTGGTTGAAACCTTTGTCGCCGGGCCTGCCGGACGATGGAGAGAGTCTGCGGATTCGCCCGCTTGCCAGAAATACGCCGGGTGGCGTACACGGAGGTACTCAGGCGACGGATCCGCACTCCGGCTCGTTCATGCGTTAGCGTGAAGTCACTCGAGGTCATAAAGCCCATTTTGGGCTTTAAAATGCCCAGAATGGGTAAGTCCTTGTCGTCCGCCGCGCAGATCCAGAAAGGCACTAGCTTGGCGGACGCCCTTTTCACGTCCACCCAGCAACGTGTGCTTGGCTATCTTTTCGGGCAGCCGGACCGCAGTTTCTTTGCCACCGAATTGATCAGGCTCACGGGCGCAGGCTCCGGCGCGGTGCAGCGCGAACTCAAGCAGCTGACCGCCAGCGGCTTGCTCATCACATCGCGCGTAGGCAACCAGAAGCACTACCAAGCGAACGCCGCGGCGCCGATCTACGACGAGTTGAGCAGCATTGTCCGCAAGACCTTCGGCCTTGCAGGTCCGCTGCGCGAAGCCTTGGAACCGCTTGCCGCGCAAATCGAAGCCGCCTTCGTGTTCGGATCGGTAGCCAAGAACAAAGACACGGCTGCCAGCGACATCGACTTGCTGCTGATCAGTGAAAAACTTGCGTATGCGGACCTGTTTCTTGCCCTCGATGCAGTGTCGGCACGCCTTGGCCGTACAGTGAACCCGACCATGTTCACAAGAAAAGAACTGATGCGAAAGCACAAAGACGGCGAGTCGTTCGTGAAGCGCGTCATGGAACAGCCCAAGCTCTGGGTCATCGGTGACGCGCGTGACCTCCCCGCTTGAGAACCTCTGCGGCCCGGCCAAGCCGCTCGCCGCAGAACCCCCGGATGCTCGCGAATTCGCGGGCCTGTTGCGTTCCGGCCTTGCACGCCTGGCGGATGCCCAGGTGATGCAGATCTCCGTCGAAGGCCGGTTCGATCTCGCCTACAACGCAGCGCATGCCATGTGCCTCGCAGCGCTGCGCTGGCATGGCTACCGGTCGAGCAACCGCTTCATCGTCTTCCAGGTGTTGCCTCATACGCTGGAGTTGGGCCCCGAGGTGTGGAGGGTCTTGGCCAAAGGCCACGAAATACGAAACCTCGGTGAATACGAAGGCGACATGAATGTGGATGAGCGCATCGTTCGCGACCTGATCGCCGCATGCGTGCGCGTGGCCTCGAAGCTCTCTGAACTGCCGCCGCCCACGCAGGACTAGGCTTTCGCGGGCTTGATCGAATTTGCGGCCTCGCGCTTGAACTGCGCGACCGCAAAGGCCCACGCCATGCGCGTGGCGTCAGGCCCCTCCGGGTCGCTGAACAGCAGGCGCGAGGCGCCGCCGCTCCACGCGTGCCCAAGGCGCGCGATCTCGCACAGCGTGACCAGCGTGCGGCCCTTGCGCCGGAACTCGGTGACCTGCATGGGGTGCCGCTTGCCGCGCTGGAGCGTGCGCGGCTTGCCCGGGTTCGCACCCAGGGCCGTGGCCCACACGGCCGCGCTGTTGACAGCGTTGCTGGGCGCCACCACCCCGTCGGCGGTGCCGTGCAACACCAGCATCGGCGGCAAGGTCGCAAAGACGGCGGCCGCGCCCATGGCCTTGCCGACGGCGGTGGATGGCATGGGGGGCGTGTGCTGGCCGCGCATGGCGCCCAGGGCGGTGGCCGAAGACTTGGCCGCGCCCGGCGCCACGCCCGAATGCATGACGACGGCCTTGAAGCGCAGCGGATAGCGCGTGGCCAGCAACGCGGCCATGCTGGCGCCCGCCGAAAGGCCCGCCAGTCCAATGCGCTCGCGGTCCACCGGGTACAGCACACAGGCCTGGTCGACGGCGGCCATCAGCGTGCCGGCCTCCGCGTCGGCCTTGCCCGAGCGGCGTTCGTACCAGTTCCAGCAGCCTTGGGGATGCGCGAGCCTGTCCTGCTCCAGGTAGAGCACCAGGAAGCGCTGCCGCACGGCGAGCGCATTCATGCGCGTGCTGGCCGCGAAGTCGCGCCCCGTCTGGCCGCAGCCGTGCAGCATGACCATGAGCGGCAGCTTTTCACCCGCAGCGAGCTTCAGGTCCGCAGGCCGGAACAGGTGATACCCGCGCGCGCCGCCCGGGCCCAGCGCCACGCCGCTGAGCCAGTCGCCCCGGCCCGGCGGCGGCTTCAGGCGCTTGGCGGTGGCGCGCTTGACCTGGCCCGTCACGCGCTTGCTGTTGCTGAGCGTGAGCTTGGTCAGCGCCTTCAGGTTGCGCTCGTAGGCGCGGGCGAAAAGGGTTGCGGTGGAACGACGGACCATGGGCGCAGTGTGAGGGCAAAGCGCCGGCCGGCCAAACGGCCGCAGGGCTCAGTGGATTTCCGGCACGATCATGTGGGCTGGCACGGGCTGGCGCAGGTAGTCGGCATGGCGCTCCCGCGCCGGCAGTTCGACCGGCGGATGCGGCACCTCCTGGTAGGGCAGCTGGGCCAGCAGGTGGCTGATGCAGTTGAGGCGCGCCTTCTTCTTGTCGACCGCCTGCACCACCCACCAGGGCGCTTCGGGAATGTGCGTGCGCTCCAGCATGGTCTCTTTGGCCTTGGTGTATTCCTCCCAGCGGCGGCGGCTCTCCAGATCCATCGGGCTGAGCTTCCATTGCTTGAGCGGGTCGTGGATGCGGCCGAGAAAGCGCATGTGCTGCTCGTCGTCGGTGATGGAGAACCAGTACTTGATCAGCGTGATACCCGAGCGCACCAGCATCTTCTCGAACTCCGGCACGGTGCGAAAGAACTCCTCGTACTCGTCGTCGGTGCAAAAGCCCATCACGCGCTCCACGCCGGCGCGGTTGTACCAGCTGCGGTCGAACAGAACCATCTCGCCGGCGGCCGGCAGGTGCGCGGCATAGCGCTGGAAGTACCACTGCGTGCGTTCGCGGTCGTTGGGCGCGGGCAGTGCGGCCACGCGCGCCACGCGGGGGTTCAGCCGCTGGGTGATGCGCTTGATCACGCCGCCCTTGCCTGCCGCGTCGCGGCCCTCGAACAGGATGACCACCTTCTTCTTGTGGTGCTGCACCCAGTCCTGCAGCTTCACGAGTTCGCCCTGCAGCCGGAACAGCTCCTTGAAGTAAGCCTGCCGCGCAGCCTTGTCGCCCGGGTGCGCCGCGGGTTCCAGCCCATCGATGCCGCGGTCCTCGATCTCGAGCTCGAGCTCTTCGTCATAGCTGTCGATCAGGTCGCGTGCGATGCGTTGCATCAGGTCTTCGTGGTCGGGAAGTGCGCTCGTCAGCATCATGGCAGGGCAGGTAGGAAGAGGTGGACAAGGCATGCTGCCCGCCGCACATGACCGTCGCGTGACGGACCGCGGCGCATGGACACGAAGTTGTC
The Variovorax sp. OAS795 genome window above contains:
- a CDS encoding alkaline phosphatase D family protein yields the protein MNAARPVSQKRRLLIGGMAAASLGHPFLRLNAQPQSARELFTLGVASGSPRPDGVVLWTRLAPDPLQGGGMGEAPVEVRWEVAHDENFARIAAKGSATADASLAHSVHAEVQGLAPGRPYWYRFTAEGVRSPAGRTRTAPAETDASPQPLRFAFASCQQYEQGYYAAYRDMAEQPFDFVVHLGDYIYESSWGSRHVRRHQGGIPTQLAEFRDRHALYKTDPQLQAAHAAFPWLVTWDDHEVANDYTDDVSPRTADPAQFLAVRAAAYQAWYEHMPVPASMRPTGAAATIYGRHRFGRMLDVLLLDGRQYRSHHACLAGRSASPLADCADRLAPERSFLGKKQEAWLANELAAPPARWTVIAQPTLMAEADRKRGPAHGYWMDGWDGYAASRARLLDSVAAIKARGGDALVISGDVHAFWAADLRREPQGPAVATEFVGGAITSEGPSAANVAHMLAKNEHLRYGRGDKRGYAHMALDAHGCTVEFRAVEDEKSADSAVSTMARFAVERGAPGVHLEAT
- a CDS encoding MFS transporter, with amino-acid sequence MNASPPALDSADTDLSASSSASRANFMRAVLALGVGGFAIGTGEFVIMGLLPEVARDIGVTIPQAGHVISAYALGVVIGAPVLAVLAAGWRRRALLIALMAVFAAGNFASAMAPGYMSLNLLRFATGLPHGTYFGVAALVAATLAPPGRRARAVGLVMLGLTGATLVGVPIAAWLGQLFGWRAAFVFVGVIALIAMALLRRDIPDLAAPAGASPWRELGALKRKQVWFTLGIGAIGFGGMFSVFSYIKPTLIEVAGLPLGGVPFVLALFGLGMVTGNIVGSRLADRSLMRTIGGLLVYAALVLAAFTFAAHNVFTAAFNVFLIGTTVAIGPALQIRLMDVAGDAQTLAAALNHSAFNMANALGAWLGGVAIAAGLGWTSTGWVGALLALAGVGIFGWAVMSARASVQPGGAQRATGIL
- the urtE gene encoding urea ABC transporter ATP-binding subunit UrtE, producing the protein MLTVKNIHQYYGGSHILRNVSFEATLGKVTVLLGRNGVGKTTLLKSLMGLVPIKSGSIELQGKPIHKATPYERARAGIGFVPQGREIFARLTVEENLRMGLAYKSGSTPVPAELFELFPVLRQMINRRGGDLSGGQQQQLAIARALAPRPKLLILDEPTEGIQPSIIKDIGRVIRMLADRGDMAIVLCEQYYDFAQELADDYLVMERGEVIARGLGKDMEAQGVRQLVAI
- the urtD gene encoding urea ABC transporter ATP-binding protein UrtD — translated: MTPDLMEAGAERAARAKGLHPMSGSTESGGRSAGFGRIATPGEVDVTHGRILYLEDVSVSFDGFKAINKLSLDIAPGELRCIIGPNGAGKTTMMDIITGKTRPDEGTVFFGSTIDLLRHREADIAQLGIGRKFQKPTVFEHLTVFENLELALKTNKGVRASMLFRLDSAQSDRLAEVLHTIHLSDSVSRLAGNLSHGQKQWLEIGMLLMQDPKLLLLDEPVAGMTDEETARTAELFLTLKGKHSLMVVEHDMSFIRTISEIVTVLCDGSVLAQGTLDEVQADERVIEVYLGR
- the urtC gene encoding urea ABC transporter permease subunit UrtC, coding for MSKVVLPTKGPLLSGKGWTAFFVALIVVCAVAPVLNMVVPAGSPLHMSDYAVALVGKIMCYAICALAMDLIWGYTGILSLGHGLFFALGGYMMGMYLMRQIGRDGNYKSDLPDFMVFLDWKTLPWHWTFSDSFIATLVLIVAVPGLIAFVFGFFAFRSRIKGVYFSIITQAMTFAAMLLFFRNETGFGGNNGFTDFKRILGIPVATQEMRMTLFALTGLTLLGFFLFARWLIGSKFGRVLQAIRDAETRVMFSGYNPLPYKLTIWVISAIMCGVAGALYVPQVGIINPGEMSAANSIEIAIWAAVGGRATLIGPIIGAFIVNGAKSWLTVAYPEYWLYFLGALFIAVTLFLPNGIVGLVRKWLSRERKLPSAGREEAQRAVAAAQGMEPEVLHVPLVAPEAKGARA
- the urtB gene encoding urea ABC transporter permease subunit UrtB, whose amino-acid sequence is MLFMATAVHALTADEARAIASGESESRITALNKAVLTADDKTAAFIQAMSDDTVKYTEDKVFVMKDDKGYDPVTGAEVKVPDTAEDVVNNNLMRGALDAAQAALKLTSKDDAVRAEAAQALFKEPDESRIPMVEKALAAETNPAIKAQLQLVRAAGMLTSADKAKRLAAAKELGANSSPDTKLLLNQRLADETEADVKAAIVASIASIDGSLVWGDRINAVFSGISLGSVLLLAALGLAITYGLMGVINMAHGELMMIGAYATYVMQGIFQRYMPEAAFGWYLVAAIPVAFLASALVGAVLERGVIRFLYGRPLETLLATWGISLMLQQLVRSLFGAQNVGVENPGWMSGGFTMLSNVTLPWNRICIIVFAVLVLLAMGWLIGRTRLGLFVRGVTQNRPIASCMGVNTARIDTYAFALGSGIAGLAGCALSQIGNVGPDLGQSYIVDSFMVVVMGGVGQLAGTVYAAMGLGILNKFIEGWAGAVLAKIAVLVFIIIFIQKRPQGIFAMKGRSAEA
- the urtA gene encoding urea ABC transporter substrate-binding protein; this translates as MQRRFTLKALTAAVALASISAAPAFAADTIKVGVLHSLSGTMAISETVLKDTVLMAIEDINKKGGVLGKQLEPVVVDPASNWPLFAEKTKQLLGQDKVSVIFGCWTSVSRKSVLPVVEEMNGLLFYPVQYEGEELSKNVFYTGAAPNQQAIPAVDYLMSKEGGGAKRWVLLGTDYVYPRTTNKILRAYLKSKGVKDTDIDEKYTPFGHSDYQTIVADIKKFSAGGKTAVVSTINGDSNVPFYKELGNAGLKAKDVPVVAFSVGEEELRGVDTKPLVGHLAAWNYFMSIKNPTNTAFIKQWSDYAKAKNIAGHKDKPLTNDPMEATWIGIHMWKQAVEKAKSTDTDKVIAAMAGQTFTAPSGIVSKMDEKNHHLHKSVFIGEIKADGQFSVVWKTPGPVKAKPWSPYIEGNDKKPDQPAGKSM
- a CDS encoding nucleotidyltransferase domain-containing protein translates to MKSLEVIKPILGFKMPRMGKSLSSAAQIQKGTSLADALFTSTQQRVLGYLFGQPDRSFFATELIRLTGAGSGAVQRELKQLTASGLLITSRVGNQKHYQANAAAPIYDELSSIVRKTFGLAGPLREALEPLAAQIEAAFVFGSVAKNKDTAASDIDLLLISEKLAYADLFLALDAVSARLGRTVNPTMFTRKELMRKHKDGESFVKRVMEQPKLWVIGDARDLPA